The Euphorbia lathyris chromosome 3, ddEupLath1.1, whole genome shotgun sequence genome contains a region encoding:
- the LOC136223300 gene encoding histone H3.2-like: MARTKKTARMSSGGKLPRIQLRTKAVLKSAPATGGVKKPHRFRPGPVALREIRKYRKSTERLIRKLPFQRLLGVFEGTKFCAIHAKRFTIMPKDMQLARRIRGERA; this comes from the coding sequence ATGGCTAGAACTAAGAAGACTGCTCGAATGAGCAGCGGAGGAAAGTTACCGAGGATACAGCTCAGAACCAAAGCAGTCCTAAAATCTGCTCCGGCAACCGGCGGTGTTAAGAAACCTCACAGGTTTCGTCCAGGCCCCGTGGCTCTTCGTGAAATCCGGAAGTACCGGAAAAGCACGGAGCGCCTGATCAGAAAACTCCCTTTCCAGCGCCTGCTTGGAGTATTCGAAGGTACAAAATTCTGTGCCATTCATGCCAAAAGATTCACCATTATGCCTAAGGATATGCAGTTGGCGAGAAGGATTAGAGGCGAACGTGCTTGA